One window of the Streptomyces asoensis genome contains the following:
- a CDS encoding alkaline phosphatase D family protein has product MAAERAAANGTASPDRRRFLTAGAAVVGAAASAQLWLPATARAAEAPLPAGLFSLGVASGDPLPDGIVLWTRLAPDPLNGGGMPDRTVPVQWEISPDPRFAGSVRKGTAQARSAYGHSVHVDVRGLRPGSVYWYRFRAGGQLSPVGRTRTAPGLLSSGGPLRIALASCQNWQHGYFTPYADMLAQDPDVVLFVGDYIYESGPSASAVRRHEGSGEPYSLTQYRNRYAQYRSDPDLKRMHAHAPWVVTFDDHEVDNDYAGEIPQDPAQQTHDAFVARLTAAYQAYYEHMPVRATAIPDGPHIRMHRRFQFGRLARLNVLDTRQYRTDQATGQAGAQDPARTMLGAEQKQWLLDSLHGSGARWNLVASQIMLAETDLLAGPGKQWYYDAWDGYQVERNALLAEFASVRNPVVLSGDRHLSMISDLRKDFADPGSAVVGAEFVGTSISSNGDQDQAAFHAQWDPLKADNPHWKLIDAHRGYHLFDLRADAVDATVRVVDTVLKPKATARTLAKLRVADGRSGVRRV; this is encoded by the coding sequence ATGGCCGCCGAGCGCGCCGCCGCGAACGGAACCGCATCCCCCGACCGTCGCCGTTTCCTGACCGCGGGTGCCGCCGTGGTCGGTGCCGCCGCCTCCGCCCAGCTGTGGCTGCCCGCCACCGCCCGCGCGGCCGAAGCGCCGCTGCCCGCCGGGCTGTTCAGCCTGGGCGTCGCCTCCGGAGACCCCCTGCCCGACGGCATCGTCCTGTGGACCCGGCTCGCACCGGACCCGCTGAACGGCGGCGGCATGCCCGACCGGACCGTCCCGGTGCAGTGGGAGATATCGCCCGACCCGCGCTTCGCCGGCTCCGTCCGCAAGGGCACCGCCCAGGCCCGGTCCGCGTACGGGCACAGCGTTCACGTCGATGTGCGAGGGCTCCGTCCGGGCAGCGTGTACTGGTACCGCTTCCGGGCCGGCGGCCAGCTTTCGCCGGTGGGCCGCACCCGCACCGCGCCCGGCCTCCTCAGCTCCGGCGGCCCGCTGCGCATCGCGCTCGCCTCCTGCCAGAACTGGCAGCACGGCTACTTCACGCCGTACGCCGACATGCTGGCGCAGGACCCGGACGTCGTCCTCTTCGTCGGCGACTACATCTACGAGTCGGGCCCCTCGGCCTCGGCGGTACGGCGGCACGAGGGGAGCGGCGAGCCGTACTCGCTCACGCAGTACCGCAACCGGTACGCCCAGTACCGCTCCGACCCCGACCTGAAGCGTATGCACGCCCACGCGCCCTGGGTGGTCACCTTCGACGACCACGAGGTCGACAACGACTACGCCGGGGAGATCCCGCAGGATCCCGCGCAGCAGACCCACGACGCCTTCGTGGCCCGGCTGACCGCGGCCTACCAGGCGTACTACGAGCACATGCCGGTCAGGGCCACCGCGATCCCCGACGGGCCGCACATCCGCATGCACCGCCGCTTCCAGTTCGGGCGGCTGGCCCGGCTCAACGTGCTGGACACCCGGCAGTACCGCACCGACCAGGCCACCGGCCAGGCGGGCGCCCAGGACCCCGCGCGCACCATGCTCGGCGCCGAGCAGAAGCAGTGGCTGCTCGACTCGCTGCACGGCTCGGGCGCCCGCTGGAACCTCGTCGCCTCGCAGATCATGCTGGCGGAGACCGATCTGCTGGCCGGTCCGGGCAAGCAGTGGTACTACGACGCCTGGGACGGCTACCAGGTCGAACGCAACGCCCTCCTGGCGGAGTTCGCCTCGGTCCGCAACCCGGTCGTCCTCAGCGGCGACCGGCACCTGAGCATGATCAGCGACCTGAGGAAGGACTTCGCCGACCCGGGCTCCGCCGTCGTCGGCGCCGAGTTCGTCGGCACGTCCATCTCCAGCAACGGCGACCAGGACCAGGCCGCCTTCCACGCCCAGTGGGACCCGCTGAAGGCCGACAACCCGCACTGGAAGCTGATCGACGCCCACCGCGGCTACCACCTCTTCGACCTCCGCGCCGACGCCGTCGACGCGACCGTCCGCGTCGTCGACACCGTCCTCAAGCCGAAGGCGACCGCCCGTACGCTCGCGAAGCTGCGGGTGGCCGACGGTAGGAGCGGAGTACGGCGGGTGTGA
- a CDS encoding bifunctional cytidylyltransferase/SDR family oxidoreductase → MSQHIAKPRTTAVILAGGTGQRVGLSIPKQLLKIAGKAVIEHTLTTFEKADSVDEIIVLMAPGYVPDIEKIVSKAGFKKVRKIIEGGSTRNETTERAIAALGEGLADGEDLNVLFHDAVRPLLSQRVIDDCVTALERYQAVDVAIPSADTIIVTRTHGEDGEFITEIPDRSRLRRGQTPQAFKLSTIRRAYEVAAGDPNFQATDDCTVVLRYLPDVPIHVVAGDEYNMKVTQPVDVFIADKLFQLASSATPEQNGEEVYRELLTGRTMVVFGGSYGIGKDIAELAESYGATVYALGRSTTGTHVENPEEVDDALSKAYSETGRIDYVVNTAGVLRIGKLAETDNATIEEALKVNYLAPVQIARSAYKYLAETKGQLLLYTSSSYTRGRAEYSLYSSTKAAMVNLTQALSDEWAGDGIRVNCVNPERTATPMRTKAFGQEPAGSLLSSEAVARTSLDVLLSELTGHVIDVRQQDPTAAVGRASGFEQVLAGVLDRQDGMA, encoded by the coding sequence GTGTCCCAGCACATAGCCAAGCCCCGTACCACCGCAGTGATCCTGGCCGGTGGCACCGGTCAGCGGGTGGGTCTGTCGATCCCCAAGCAGCTGCTGAAGATCGCCGGCAAGGCAGTCATCGAGCACACCCTGACCACCTTCGAGAAGGCCGACTCGGTCGACGAGATCATCGTGCTGATGGCACCGGGCTATGTGCCGGACATCGAGAAGATCGTGTCCAAGGCCGGTTTCAAGAAGGTCCGGAAGATCATCGAGGGCGGCTCCACGCGGAACGAGACCACCGAGCGCGCCATCGCGGCCCTGGGCGAGGGGCTGGCCGACGGCGAGGACCTCAACGTCCTGTTCCACGACGCCGTGCGCCCCCTGCTCTCGCAGCGGGTCATCGACGACTGCGTCACGGCGCTGGAGCGCTACCAGGCGGTCGACGTCGCCATCCCGTCCGCGGACACCATCATCGTCACGCGCACGCACGGCGAGGACGGCGAGTTCATCACCGAGATCCCGGACCGCTCCCGGCTGCGCCGCGGTCAGACCCCGCAGGCGTTCAAGCTGTCCACCATCCGCCGGGCCTACGAGGTGGCGGCGGGCGACCCCAATTTCCAGGCCACCGACGACTGCACCGTCGTGCTGCGCTATCTGCCGGACGTGCCGATCCACGTCGTGGCGGGTGACGAGTACAACATGAAGGTGACCCAGCCCGTCGACGTCTTCATCGCCGACAAGCTCTTCCAGCTGGCCTCCTCCGCCACCCCGGAGCAGAACGGCGAGGAGGTCTACCGCGAGCTCCTCACCGGCAGGACCATGGTCGTCTTCGGCGGCTCCTACGGCATCGGCAAGGACATCGCCGAGCTCGCCGAGTCCTACGGCGCCACGGTCTATGCCCTGGGCCGCTCCACCACCGGCACGCACGTGGAGAACCCGGAGGAGGTCGACGACGCCCTGTCCAAGGCGTACAGCGAGACCGGGCGCATCGACTACGTCGTCAACACGGCGGGTGTGCTGCGCATCGGCAAGCTGGCCGAGACCGACAACGCGACCATCGAGGAAGCGCTGAAAGTCAACTACCTGGCACCGGTGCAGATCGCACGTTCGGCGTACAAGTACCTGGCGGAAACGAAGGGGCAGCTGCTGCTGTACACCTCCAGCAGTTACACCCGGGGGCGTGCCGAGTACAGCCTGTACTCCTCGACCAAGGCGGCCATGGTGAATCTCACTCAGGCGCTCTCCGACGAGTGGGCCGGTGACGGCATCCGGGTGAATTGCGTCAACCCGGAGCGCACGGCTACGCCCATGCGTACCAAGGCCTTCGGGCAGGAGCCCGCGGGCAGTCTGCTCTCCTCCGAGGCCGTCGCCCGCACCTCGCTCGACGTGCTGCTCTCCGAGCTCACCGGGCATGTGATCGACGTCCGCCAGCAGGACCCGACGGCGGCCGTCGGCCGGGCCTCGGGCTTCGAGCAGGTCCTGGCCGGAGTGCTCGACCGACAGGATGGCATGGCATAA